One Dehalococcoidia bacterium genomic window, CCGACGCGTGCGCTGCATGGTCTGACGCGTGCCCTTCTGAACAACATGGTCGTGGGCGTGACCCAGGGGTACCAGAAGGCCCTGGAGATCGTGGGCGTGGGCTACAGGGTCCAGCCGTCAGGCAAGCACCTGGCGCTGAACGTAGGTTTCACGCATCCGGTGGAGGTGGCGCCGCTTCCCGGCATCACCCTCGCCGCGGAAGGGACAAACCGCATTATTATCTCCGGCGTGGACAAGCAGCTTGTGGGCCAGATGGCCGCAAAAATCCGCAGTATGCGACCGCCCGACCCCTACAAGGGCAAGGGCATCCGCTACGTGGGTGAGCGCATCAAGCTCAAGGCGGGCAAGGCCGCCGCCGGCAAGGCAAAGGCGTAAACTATGCCAAAACTCGCTATCAATCCATGGCACATGCGCCGGGTCCGTCACGAGCGGGTTCGCCGCAACATGACGGCGTCTCCGGACCGCCCTCGACTGTGTGTCTTCAGGAGCCTGCGCCACATCTACGCCCAGGTTATTGACGATACCCGGGGCAATACCCTGGTCAGCGCATCCACGGCGGAGCCTGAGCTGCGCGAACGGCTGTCCAAGTCCAAGAAGATC contains:
- the rplF gene encoding 50S ribosomal protein L6 codes for the protein MSRIGRMPIVIPKGVQVTINGAQVTIKGPKGELFHSVIPRITVAVKEGHVIVARADDERPTRALHGLTRALLNNMVVGVTQGYQKALEIVGVGYRVQPSGKHLALNVGFTHPVEVAPLPGITLAAEGTNRIIISGVDKQLVGQMAAKIRSMRPPDPYKGKGIRYVGERIKLKAGKAAAGKAKA
- the rplR gene encoding 50S ribosomal protein L18, with the protein product MPKLAINPWHMRRVRHERVRRNMTASPDRPRLCVFRSLRHIYAQVIDDTRGNTLVSASTAEPELRERLSKSKKIEAARAVGQLVAQRSKEKGLTQVAFDRGGYKYHGRVKALADAAREGGL